From a region of the Cucumis sativus cultivar 9930 chromosome 6, Cucumber_9930_V3, whole genome shotgun sequence genome:
- the PIP2-1 gene encoding aquaporin PIP2-1-like: MPKDIEAGAHGGFSGKDYEDPPPAPLIDPHEFAQWSFYRAIIAEFVATLLFLYVTVLTVIGYKVQSDVKNGGETCGGVGILGIAWAFGGMIFVLVYCTAGISGGHINPAVTFGLFLARKVSLVRAILYMAAQSLGAICGCALVKAFQNAHYTEYGGGANSLADGYSTGTGLAAEIIGTFVLVYTVFSATDPKRNARDSHVPVLAPLPIGFAVFMVHLATIPITGTGINPARSFGAAVVFNKSKPWDDQWIFWVGPFIGAAIAAIYHQFILRAGAAKALGSFSSS, encoded by the exons ATGCCGAAGGATATTGAAGCTGGAGCGCATGGTGGGTTCAGTGGAAAGGATTATGAAGATCCACCGCCTGCTCCATTGATCGACCCACATGAGTTTGCTCAGTGGTCATTTTACAGAGCTATTATAGCCGAGTTTGTTGCTACTCTTTTGTTCTTGTATGTTACTGTTCTTACTGTTATTGGGTATAAAGTTCAGAGTGATGTTAAGAATGGAGGGGAGACTTGTGGCGGCGTTGGAATTTTGGGTATTGCTTGGGCTTTTGGTGGCATGATTTTTGTCCTTGTTTACTGCACCGCTGGGATTTCTG GGGGACATATAAATCCGGCAGTGACTTTTGGGCTATTTTTGGCTCGTAAGGTGTCTTTGGTGAGAGCCATATTGTACATGGCGGCTCAGAGTTTAGGGGCCATTTGTGGCTGTGCATTGGTGAAGGCATTCCAAAACGCTCACTATACTGAGTACGGTGGTGGAGCCAATTCCCTCGCCGACGGCTACAGCACGGGCACTGGATTAGCCGCTGAGATCATCGGAACCTTCGTTCTCGTTTACACTGTCTTTTCCGCTACCGATCCCAAGAGAAATGCCAGAGACTCCCACGTCCCC gtTTTGGCGCCACTTCCGATTGGGTTCGCGGTGTTCATGGTTCATTTGGCCACGATTCCGATCACCGGAACCGGCATCAACCCAGCTCGAAGCTTTGGAGCTGCAGTTGTGTTCAACAAATCCAAGCCGTGGGATGATCAG TGGATATTTTGGGTTGGACCTTTCATTGGAGCTGCCATAGCTGCAATTTATCATCAATTCATCTTAAGAGCAGGAGCAGCCAAAGCTCTAGGATCATTCTCAAGTTCCTAA
- the PIP2-6 gene encoding aquaporin PIP2-1 produces MSNNIDGRSNVKDYQDPPPAPFIDSDEFTQWSFYRAIIAEFVATLLFLYILVLTVIGNARLSDTNICGGVGALGISWAVGGMIFVLVYCTAGISGGHINPAVTFGLLLARKISLVRAFSYILAQCLGAICGCGLAKSLQKTYYVQYNGAANMVANEYSIGTGLAAEIIGTFVLVYTVFSATDPKRNARDSHIPVLAPLPIGFAVTMVHLATIPITGTGINPARSLGAAVIFNKAKAWDHHWIFWVGPFIGAAIAALYHVVIIRAGTIKALASFRSSSAL; encoded by the exons ATGTCCAACAACATTGATGGAAGAAGCAATGTCAAGGACTACCAAGACCCACCTCCCGCTCCCTTCATCGATTCCGACGAGTTCACTCAATGGTCATTTTACAGAGCCATTATTGCAGAGTTCGTTGCCACGCTTCTCTTCTTGTACATTCTTGTTCTCACTGTCATTGGCAATGCCAGACTCTCCGACACCAATATCTGCGGCGGCGTCGGCGCTTTAGGCATTTCCTGGGCCGTCGGCGGCATGATCTTCGTCCTTGTTTATTGCACTGCTGGAATTTCTG GTGGCCATATTAATCCGGCGGTGACGTTCGGGCTGCTGTTAGCTCGAAAAATCTCCCTAGTCAGAGCTTTTTCTTACATTTTGGCTCAATGTTTGGGCGCCATTTGTGGGTGTGGGTTAGCTAAATCATTACAAAAGACTTATTACGTTCAGTACAACGGCGCAGCCAATATGGTGGCCAATGAGTACAGCATCGGTACCGGCTTAGCCGCAGAGATAATCGGaacttttgttcttgtttACACTGTCTTCTCCGCCACTGACCCCAAAAGAAACGCTAGAGATTCTCACATCCCA GTTTTGGCACCACTCCCAATTGGGTTCGCTGTGACTATGGTTCATCTAGCTACCATTCCGATCACCGGCACCGGCATCAACCCAGCTAGAAGCTTAGGAGCTGCTGTGATTTTTAACAAAGCCAAGGCCTGGGATCATCAT TGGATCTTTTGGGTTGGGCCATTCATTGGAGCTGCCATTGCTGCACTTTATCATGTAGTGATCATAAGGGCAGGAACCATTAAAGCTCTGGCTTCCTTCAGAAGTTCATCTGCTCTATAA
- the PIP2-3 gene encoding aquaporin PIP2-2, whose translation MSKDLEAGGFAVKDYQDPPPAPLIDAEELTQWSFYRAIIAEFVATLLFLYVTVLTVIGYSSQSDTKNGGQICGGVGILGIAWAFGGMIFVLVYCTAGISGGHINPAVTFGLFLARKVSLTRAILYMVAQCLGAICGCALVKSFQKALYNEHGGGANSLADGYSTGTGLAAEIIGTFVLVYTVFSATDPKRNARDSHVPVLAPLPIGFAVFMVHLATIPITGTGINPARSFGAAVIFNKDKPWDDQWIFWVGPFIGAAIAAIYHQVVLRAGAVKALGSFRSSTAV comes from the exons ATGTCTAAGGATCTTGAAGCTGGTGGATTCGCCGTCAAGGATTACCAAGACCCACCTCCAGCTCCATTGATCGATGCCGAAGAGTTAACTCAATGGTCTTTTTACAGAGCTATCATTGCCGAGTTCGTCGCCACTCTTTTGTTCTTGTACGTCACCGTTCTCACTGTCATTGGCTACAGTAGCCAATCCGACACTAAAAACGGCGGCCAAATCTGTGGCGGCGTCGGCATTCTCGGCATTGCTTGGGCATTTGGTGGCATGATCTTCGTTCTCGTTTACTGCACTGCTGGAATTTCCG gTGGTCATATTAACCCAGCGGTGACTTTTGGGTTGTTCTTGGCGCGGAAGGTGTCTTTAACTAGAGCAATTCTTTACATGGTGGCTCAATGTTTGGGCGCCATTTGTGGCTGCGCTTTGGTAAAATCATTCCAGAAGGCTCTTTACAATGAGCACGGAGGTGGAGCCAATTCTCTCGCCGATGGGTACAGCACCGGCACCGGCTTAGCCGCGGAGATAATCGGAACTTTCGTTCTTGTTTACACCGTCTTCTCCGCCACAGATCCCAAGAGAAATGCTAGAGATTCTCACGTTCCT GTTTTGGCTCCACTCCCAATTGGGTTCGCGGTGTTTATGGTTCATTTGGCCACCATTCCTATCACCGGCACCGGAATCAACCCAGCTCGAAGTTTTGGAGCTGCCGTGATCTTTAACAAAGACAAGCCATGGGATGACCAG TGGATATTTTGGGTTGGACCATTCATTGGAGCTGCGATTGCTGCAATTTATCACCAGGTTGTGTTGAGGGCAGGAGCAGTTAAAGCTCTGGGATCGTTCAGAAGTTCGACTGCCGTATGA